The DNA sequence GGATTCCTCCCCCAGGCGCCACCCGGCGGAAACGGCCGGGAAGAACCCGTATTTCTTGTTTTCGGGAAATGCCACTGAACCGTCCCTGCGGAACGACGCTTCAAACATATAACGCTGCTTATAGGTATAATTCACCCGGGCCACGGTACTCCGCCGGCCATCGTTAAAGGAACCTCCGTTGGCGTCTTTCTGGGCTTCTCCTCCGTAAAAGAACTCATCCAGGCCCTCGGCGGGAAAATTCGTCCGGAAGCCGAAGAAATTATTGGACTTGGCATCAAACTGTTCGAACAGGAGGAGCCCGCTGACGTCATGGTCGCCGAAGCTGCGCTGGTAATTCAGCGAAGCGTTCAGGGTAGTCGTATTATATTCGTCAAAGCCCTGGCGGAGCGATGTTTTCCCGTTCCATCCGCCGTAAGGATAGATCTCCAGGGTGTTTCCTTCGGCATCCTGCCTGTTCATCAGGATAGGTACGTTATAATGCTTGTTATTGCTGTATTCCTTACCGAAAGACGCTCTTCCGGATACAGACAGGCCCTCCACAAAAGGAAGCTTTTGCTTCAGGGAAAGCGTGGCCTGCAGAATATTCACCTTGGTATTATTGTACCCGGTCTTGATCTCCTCCACGGGATGCTGTTCGTGCGTATAGAAGATGGTGCCGTCAGGATTGTAAGCCAGGTCCATCGGGTAGGCGGCCACGATATCGTCGAAAATGGCTTCCGCCGAATAGGCGCTGGCCCGGTGATCGCGGGTGCTGGCATCAAAATCGGCCGAAATGGTCAGGTTGTCATTGATATTCGCATCTACGTTAGAGCGGATCGAATACCGTTTGAAGTTGATCCGGTCATACATGCCGTCCTGGTCAAGGTAGCCCAGGGAAAGGTAATATTTGATCGCCTCGGTGCCCCCGTTGACGCTGATATTCTGCTGGGTCTGGAAAGACTGGTCTTTCAGCGTAAGGCCGTACCAGTCGGTTTCCGGGATAACTCCCGTCCTGATATCCTCCAGCTCCTGCGGCGAATACTGGGCGGGTTTACCGGCGTTCAGTACCGCCTGGTTCTTAGTAAGGGCATATTCATAAGCGCTCAGCACGTCGGGGTACCGGGTGGGCGACTGCATCCCTACGAAGCCGTTGTAATTGAAAGTCGGTTTCCCTTCGCTGCCCCGCTTGGTGGTGATCAGGATAACGCCGTTGGCAGCCCTGGAGCCGTACACAGCCGTGGCCGAAGCGTCCTTCAGGATAGAAACGCTTTCTATTTCATTAGGATCAATGAACTGGAAGTCCCGGACGATCCCGTCCACGACGATCAGCGCACTGTTATCGCCGAACGTGCTGGCGCCCCGGATGGAAATACTGGAGCCGGAACCCGGCTTCCCGTTCCCGTTCACAGCGATAAGGCCCGGCAGCCGTCCTACCAGGGCGTTACTGATATTGGTCACAGGCGCCTTGCTGATCTCTTTGGCATCAATAGAGGATACCGAACTGGTAAGCGTGATCTTTTTCTGTGTACCGTATCCTACCACAACTACTTCATTCAGCGCCTGGAGGTCACTGGCCAAAACAATGTCCACCTGCTGGCCGCTGCTGACCGGTACTTCTTTGCTCACGTAACCCAGAAAGGAAACGACCAGTACTGCCTGTTCTTCTTCCAGAGCGATCTCAAACTTTCCATCCATGTCCGTCACCGTTCCTCTCTGCGACCCCTTCACAATGATGGAAACGCCGGGCAGCGGCTCGTTCTCCAGGCTGTCGCTGACCGTTCCGCTGACAAGCGCCTGCGCCTTTTGTTCCTTCGCCGGCAGTTCAGGCGCCGGCTGCGGCGCGCTGCCCGGCAAAGAAACAGCCTTTTGCGCCGGCAAAATAGCATAGACTTGAGCCGAAACCTGCTCAAAGCGCAAGTCCAGGGGCGTTAAAATGCGGGCCAGCTGCTGTTCCAGTTCCAGGGACCGGTCTACCTTCAGGCGGGTTTTCTTGTCTTTCAGCGTAGCAGCGTCGTAGGAAAAGAATACTTCGTAACCATTCTCCAGTTCTTTGAGTACCTCTTTCAGTTCACGTGAATCTGCATAGCGGTTCAAACGCTTACTTTGCAGCTGCCATTGCGCTTCCGAAATTCCGGGAAGCGCCAGGATAAAAAACAAAAAAGCCAAAACCGAGCTTCGTTCTCTTACGCTCATTTTCTTATTATTTAGGTTAATTTATACGATTATCGGCCTTGATTACCAGGGGGCACCGGTTTCCTGCGCAATTGCAGGCCACCTCCGTTTTCAGCCACTTCCAGGTTATACGTAGTCATCAAAGCTTTTAACAGGACTTCTGCATCGTTGGCGGGAAAAGTGCCGTTAAACAACCTGTTTCCCAGCAGCGTATCGGGGAGGGAAACCGCCAGCCCGAAATTATCTTGTATAAGCCGGCATATCTCTTTCACCGGCGTATTCTCAAATACCAGCCTTCCGCTGGTCCAGGAAGAATACCGGGAGGCGTCCACCTTCCTCTTTTCCAGCCTGGCGCCCTGTCCTTGCCTGGTGACCATTTCCCCGGGGCCATACTGACTGCTTCCCGGTCCTTGTATTCCAGCCGCACGCTTCCGGAATTAAGCACTACCCGCTGAATCCCCCTTCGGTCGTAGACATTGAACTCAGTACCGAGTACCTGTACTTCCATGCCTTCCGGGGTATTCACAATAAACCGTTGGTTGTTTCCGGTATGTACTACCGAGAAAAAGGCTTCCCCGCTCAGTTCCACGCTTCTGGGCTCCTGCGGCTGCCAATTGTTGTCAAAGCTGAGGGAAGAATTGGAATTCAATACCACCCGCGAACTATCGGGAAGGGTGATATGTTTCTGCTCACCGTAGCCAGTGCTATACAGTATGCGGGAAGAAGGTTCGTGGATAAGCCATATTGATACTGCCAGGAGCAATGCCAGGCTGGCCGCAATGCCCGCGGATCTTTTCCAGCCGGTTTTCCAGCTGGTTTTCCAGCCCGGACGAATAGCGCGTACCGGCTGTTCCCCTGCGGCTTGCTTCTTTTCAATAGCTGCCTGCAGCCGCCGCCACTGGTCCTGCACGTCTTTGTCGTTCAGATCGTCCTCAAATTTCATAATAAGTTCAGCGGAGATTGCTAACCCGCGATATATGTAAAGAGGAAGTCTTTCGTGTTTTGTAGTGTCGGTTTATTAAAAAAATGAAAAAGATCAGGAAGACCATCCGGGCATACCCTGGGCAGGGTAAGTAATGGAAGCGGCCTGCACGTCCCGCTGCAGCTCTTTGCGCAGCGTTTTAATGCCTTTGGAGATCAGGTCCCGCACGGTCTGGTATTGTACTTCCATTACAAGGGTGATCTGGGGATAACTCAATTCCTGGCAATACCTGAGATAGATCGCTTCCCGCCGCCGGGGAGGGAGTTTGTCAAATGCTTCCCTGAACCGGCTGCTAAAAATAAGCCGGCTCTCCTCTTCCATAAAGCGGTCTTCCGCCGATGGCTGAGCGGCAGCTTCTGTTTCCGGAATGATAACCGCTTCCGTTTGTTTCCCGCGTTTGCGGGTATGGATGATCCTTCTTCTGAAAGCAACCAGCAGGTAGTATTTGATGTTATTCACCGCAGCAAGGCGGTCCCGCCGCTCCCAAAGGTCCAGGAACAATTCATGCAGGCAGTCCATGATTACTTCCTTGTCGGCAAAAATAGTAAAGCCGTAATTATACAGCGGACGGTAATACCGGTGATAAAGTTCTCCGAAGGCTTTCATATCGCCCTCCCTGAAAGCGTCCCACAACTGGCCACCAGTATCCATGCACCTAAGGTGGCAAATATTTCGGCGGCAGGTATCCTGCCCTGTCCTGCCTTAAATACCTATATGATAGGGCTTGCGGTATTTTTTCCCAAGCAGCTTATTGGCTTTACTGTCCTTGAAGCGCTCCTTAACCGGGTCCCATTCCAGGGAAATTCCCAGTTGGTAAGCAATATTCGCCAGGTGGCAAACGGTCGCGGAGCGATGGCCTGTTTCTACATCGCAGACGGGAAGTTCCCGGCTTTTAATACAGTTCAGCCAGTCAAGATAATGGTTATCGCTCTTGTAAAGTCTTTTTTCGCCGGATTTTATTACCTGGGATGCAATGGAAGCCGGGTTGGTTTCCAGGAATTCACGGCTCACCTGCAGCTGTCCTTCGGTACCGTTGAACTCGACGGCGAATCCGCGCCCAAAGTCCTCGTGGGTCATGATTACCCCATTTTCATAGCGAAACTGCATTCCGCGCTTTGCTTCCCTGTCCGGCGGAGGGATCAGTTCCACCGGCCCGGAATTATCCATTCCCAGTGCCCATTGCGCAATATCGAACATATGCGCGCCCCAATCGGAAAGGATTCCGCCCCCGTATTCCCCGTATAAACGCCAGTTGGGAAAGCCGTCAAAAGACAAGGGCGGGGCCATGACAGAATTGAAAGGACGCTGGGGAGCGGGGCCCAGCCAGGCGTTCCAATCCAGTCCCCTGGGACTGGCTTCCGCCGGCAGGTCGCAGGAAACGGCCGGGTCGCCAACGTTCACCTTGACCGTTTTTACCTCGCCGATATAACCGTTCTGCACCAACTCGCAGGCATGCCGGAAGCTTTCCCGGGAACGCTGCATACTGCCGGTTTGCAGGATACGCTGGTGTTTCCGGGCGGCGCTGACCATGGCCCTGCCTTCTTCCACGGTGTGGGATAAAGGTTTTTCGCAATACACGTCTTTGCCAGCCTCCATCGCCTCAATAGCCGGGATAGCATGCCAGTGGTCGGGGGTTGCAATGATCACTGCGTCTATTTTTTCCAGCAGCTCCCGGTAATTATCGAATCCCAGGGTAGCATTGTAGGAGGACTTGCCGAGTTTTTCGGCATAGCGGCCGTTGACCTCTTTTACGAAGCGGTCCAGTTTGCCTTTATACACATCGCAGGCGGCTACTACCCGGCAACCGTCCAGCTTGATAAACTGGCCGGTAAGGCCGTGGCTTTGTTTGCCGGTACCGATTACCCCCAGGGTCACCTGGTCGCTGGGAGCGGTAAATCCTTTTCCCAGCACCTGCCGGGGAACAATGGTAAAAAGTGTTGCCGAAGCAAAGGAAGATTGCAGGAATTTTCTTCTTTTCATCGTATTGGTTGTTTGGGCTCCTTAAATATAAGAGGAATTCCTTATCACCGGAAAAATTTGTACTTGCGAAATTAAAAATTTAATATTTACTTTGCATTACAAAGTTCTTTTATGAAAGAAGAAGATGTTTATTCTGAATTGAGCGCCATCCGGAACCTGATGGAACGATCGGCAAAGTTCATTTCCCTGAGCGGATTGTCGGGGATCCTGGCGGGTACTTACGCCCTGGCGGGCGGATGGCTTGCTTACCGGTTAGTCTACAGGGAAAGCGGCGGGATACAGGTAAGAGAATACTACCTCAGCGATCCGCTGCTCTGGAAGCAG is a window from the Anseongella ginsenosidimutans genome containing:
- a CDS encoding SusC/RagA family TonB-linked outer membrane protein: MSVRERSSVLAFLFFILALPGISEAQWQLQSKRLNRYADSRELKEVLKELENGYEVFFSYDAATLKDKKTRLKVDRSLELEQQLARILTPLDLRFEQVSAQVYAILPAQKAVSLPGSAPQPAPELPAKEQKAQALVSGTVSDSLENEPLPGVSIIVKGSQRGTVTDMDGKFEIALEEEQAVLVVSFLGYVSKEVPVSSGQQVDIVLASDLQALNEVVVVGYGTQKKITLTSSVSSIDAKEISKAPVTNISNALVGRLPGLIAVNGNGKPGSGSSISIRGASTFGDNSALIVVDGIVRDFQFIDPNEIESVSILKDASATAVYGSRAANGVILITTKRGSEGKPTFNYNGFVGMQSPTRYPDVLSAYEYALTKNQAVLNAGKPAQYSPQELEDIRTGVIPETDWYGLTLKDQSFQTQQNISVNGGTEAIKYYLSLGYLDQDGMYDRINFKRYSIRSNVDANINDNLTISADFDASTRDHRASAYSAEAIFDDIVAAYPMDLAYNPDGTIFYTHEQHPVEEIKTGYNNTKVNILQATLSLKQKLPFVEGLSVSGRASFGKEYSNNKHYNVPILMNRQDAEGNTLEIYPYGGWNGKTSLRQGFDEYNTTTLNASLNYQRSFGDHDVSGLLLFEQFDAKSNNFFGFRTNFPAEGLDEFFYGGEAQKDANGGSFNDGRRSTVARVNYTYKQRYMFEASFRRDGSVAFPENKKYGFFPAVSAGWRLGEESFIRDNDGLAFIDNLKLRASYGEVGNDRNVYDASGRVPTFQYLQAFNPSGTIVSGSEGLSSIAPGILPNPNVTWETATIADVGLEGSLWKSKLEFIVDVFYKRTSDILLERIRSIPATLGAQLPAENYAEVDNKGIEMSFTHRNQVGALNFYVTLNGSFSKSKVITLDEPANIPDYLLQTGRPLGFITGYQAIGFFQSEEDIASYYPQFNGGQQPGDVKYADINGDQKVDANDITIISMDNSTPKVIGGLSFGGSVKRFDFAVLFQGATKVNRLLDGMARNFFLGGSRNTFTDLLDYWTPDNRDALYPRPWEGPHPTNSLTSSLYLRDASYIRLKSVDLGYTFSDKVVKGIGVERLRIYLSGTNLLTLDKLKMFDPEVENPGGSYYPQQRTMNLGLNLTF
- a CDS encoding FecR family protein, translating into MKFEDDLNDKDVQDQWRRLQAAIEKKQAAGEQPVRAIRPGWKTSWKTGWKRSAGIAASLALLLAVSIWLIHEPSSRILYSTGYGEQKHITLPDSSRVVLNSNSSLSFDNNWQPQEPRSVELSGEAFFSVVHTGNNQRFIVNTPEGMEVQVLGTEFNVYDRRGIQRVVLNSGSVRLEYKDREAVSMAPGKWSPGKDRAPGWKRGRWTPPGILPGPAEGWYLRIRR
- a CDS encoding RNA polymerase sigma factor: MDTGGQLWDAFREGDMKAFGELYHRYYRPLYNYGFTIFADKEVIMDCLHELFLDLWERRDRLAAVNNIKYYLLVAFRRRIIHTRKRGKQTEAVIIPETEAAAQPSAEDRFMEEESRLIFSSRFREAFDKLPPRRREAIYLRYCQELSYPQITLVMEVQYQTVRDLISKGIKTLRKELQRDVQAASITYPAQGMPGWSS
- a CDS encoding Gfo/Idh/MocA family protein, which translates into the protein MKRRKFLQSSFASATLFTIVPRQVLGKGFTAPSDQVTLGVIGTGKQSHGLTGQFIKLDGCRVVAACDVYKGKLDRFVKEVNGRYAEKLGKSSYNATLGFDNYRELLEKIDAVIIATPDHWHAIPAIEAMEAGKDVYCEKPLSHTVEEGRAMVSAARKHQRILQTGSMQRSRESFRHACELVQNGYIGEVKTVKVNVGDPAVSCDLPAEASPRGLDWNAWLGPAPQRPFNSVMAPPLSFDGFPNWRLYGEYGGGILSDWGAHMFDIAQWALGMDNSGPVELIPPPDREAKRGMQFRYENGVIMTHEDFGRGFAVEFNGTEGQLQVSREFLETNPASIASQVIKSGEKRLYKSDNHYLDWLNCIKSRELPVCDVETGHRSATVCHLANIAYQLGISLEWDPVKERFKDSKANKLLGKKYRKPYHIGI